The proteins below are encoded in one region of Myxococcales bacterium:
- a CDS encoding LysR family transcriptional regulator, with product MSADPAKKLHLIWPWIPAFRVVAETEHLPTAASRLHVSASALSRSVKLVEETLGEELFVRGSRRITLNAAGQRLLAAIRRSMTSLEHAMHGVLARDFSGDYRVASLGVLTDYFVLPALLELESEKPGVVPCMTTLKSKEANQQLANGQIEVAFYYDATSMPGIECRRIGTLTNSLYCGKGHPLFEVKGVTLEDLAPHAQSIAGIGDRGTPMDGWPVEIPRKVSFQIMMLSTNHQVALSGRFVCVLPDVVAHGDFQSGRLWRLDPAPVPDTTVYAACRAEDASASFTAELIARVERALDAAPRAERPATPGPEPRARRSSAGRAKSKEKPRAKR from the coding sequence GTGAGCGCGGACCCCGCGAAAAAACTCCACCTGATCTGGCCCTGGATCCCGGCGTTCCGTGTGGTCGCCGAGACCGAACATCTGCCCACCGCCGCCTCGCGACTCCACGTCAGCGCGTCTGCGCTCTCCCGGAGTGTCAAGCTCGTAGAAGAGACCCTGGGGGAGGAGCTTTTTGTGCGCGGCTCGCGGCGCATCACGCTCAATGCCGCAGGTCAACGTCTGCTGGCGGCGATTCGCCGCAGCATGACCTCGCTGGAGCACGCCATGCACGGCGTTCTCGCCCGGGATTTCAGCGGTGACTACCGGGTCGCCTCCCTGGGTGTCTTGACGGACTATTTCGTGTTGCCAGCGTTGCTCGAGCTGGAGAGCGAGAAGCCCGGCGTCGTACCGTGCATGACCACACTGAAATCGAAGGAAGCCAACCAGCAGCTGGCCAATGGTCAGATCGAGGTTGCGTTTTACTACGATGCCACGTCAATGCCGGGCATCGAGTGCCGGCGCATTGGAACCCTGACCAACTCACTCTACTGCGGTAAGGGGCATCCGCTGTTCGAGGTCAAAGGCGTAACCCTCGAGGACCTCGCACCCCACGCCCAGAGCATCGCCGGCATCGGTGATCGTGGCACACCCATGGACGGTTGGCCGGTGGAGATCCCACGCAAGGTCTCGTTCCAGATCATGATGCTCTCGACCAACCATCAGGTCGCGCTGTCGGGCCGCTTCGTGTGTGTGCTGCCGGACGTCGTTGCGCACGGCGACTTCCAGAGCGGGAGGTTGTGGCGCCTCGATCCGGCGCCCGTTCCCGACACGACCGTCTACGCTGCCTGCCGCGCGGAAGATGCCAGCGCAAGCTTCACCGCCGAGCTCATCGCGCGGGTGGAGCGTGCGCTCGATGCGGCGCCGCGCGCCGAGCGCCCAGCCACGCCAGGACCGGAGCCGCGAGCCCGACGTTCGTCAGCGGGGCGCGCAAAGTCCAAGGAAAAACCTCGGGCCAAACGCTGA
- a CDS encoding triacylglycerol lipase — translation MRGSFRVSVIAAALVAGLSAASACGGGDSVEEGYTGSGGSSSGGAPSGGSGGTLASGGYSAVGGQLDAGPDVDASPKLGPPYPVVLAHGFFGFEKFAGLDAITYFYQVRAELAAKGEPLVFTPAVDPFNDSTFRGAQLEAEIEKILAQTGHAKVNLIGHSQGGLDARVVAHDRPDLVASVTTIATPHQGTPMADVLLGLVADSSSQKLIDWLVKQIGYALYDTTGKKTSLWKPLELFSKSGIAAFNQTYTDRASVRYWSITGRSDFKLAEMDCKPDSQVPFIEKYNFQTDPIDALLLITEAYLDGGLAQPDANDGLVRVKDAKWGTFLGCVPADHLDEVGQLFGDSPGIGNGFKHKELYVALVEYLRAQGL, via the coding sequence ATGCGCGGGTCCTTCCGGGTGTCGGTAATCGCAGCGGCGCTGGTCGCCGGGCTCAGCGCCGCCAGCGCCTGCGGTGGGGGTGACTCGGTGGAAGAGGGCTACACGGGCAGTGGTGGCAGCAGCTCCGGGGGTGCACCGTCGGGCGGTAGTGGTGGCACCCTGGCCTCCGGCGGTTACTCGGCGGTGGGCGGCCAGCTCGACGCCGGCCCCGATGTGGACGCCAGCCCCAAGCTCGGACCGCCCTACCCCGTGGTGCTCGCCCACGGCTTCTTCGGCTTCGAGAAGTTCGCGGGTCTCGACGCGATCACCTACTTCTATCAGGTGCGGGCCGAGCTTGCGGCCAAGGGTGAGCCGCTCGTGTTCACGCCTGCCGTCGATCCTTTCAACGACTCGACGTTCCGCGGGGCGCAGCTGGAGGCGGAGATCGAAAAGATCCTCGCCCAGACCGGCCACGCGAAGGTCAACCTGATCGGCCATTCACAGGGTGGGTTGGATGCACGCGTCGTGGCTCACGACCGCCCCGACCTGGTGGCGAGCGTGACGACGATTGCAACGCCCCATCAGGGCACACCCATGGCCGACGTCCTGCTCGGGCTGGTCGCCGATTCCAGCTCTCAGAAGCTCATCGACTGGCTGGTGAAACAGATCGGCTACGCTTTGTACGACACGACGGGCAAGAAGACCTCGCTCTGGAAGCCGCTCGAGCTGTTCTCGAAATCCGGGATCGCCGCCTTCAATCAGACCTATACGGACCGCGCTTCGGTTCGGTACTGGTCAATCACCGGTCGCAGCGATTTCAAGCTGGCGGAGATGGACTGCAAACCCGACAGCCAGGTCCCGTTCATCGAGAAATACAATTTTCAGACTGACCCCATCGACGCGTTGCTGTTGATCACCGAGGCTTACCTCGATGGGGGGTTGGCGCAGCCGGACGCCAACGACGGTCTGGTGCGGGTGAAAGACGCAAAGTGGGGCACGTTCCTGGGCTGTGTGCCCGCCGATCACCTGGACGAAGTTGGCCAGCTCTTCGGCGATTCGCCCGGCATTGGCAACGGCTTCAAACACAAGGAGCTGTACGTCGCGCTGGTCGAATACCTGCGGGCGCAGGGACTCTGA
- a CDS encoding NrdH-redoxin has protein sequence MLTWIDDKGDFHVVQKVADVPEAGRSEVRVVNTTREEGTGKLVYVADLAKKNPDGTYPVKVMARSEWDEKGASRRKARLEALAPPPSASAAPSALASSSAGPGPATPPKVAGKKVYAIVYGAEWCKPCHDAAAYLRQRGVTVAEKDVDADESAQAEMKKKLERVKMPGASIPVIDVMGQILVGYSPQALERAVESARNAKTL, from the coding sequence CTGCTCACGTGGATCGACGACAAGGGGGACTTCCACGTCGTGCAAAAGGTCGCCGACGTGCCCGAGGCCGGGCGCTCCGAAGTGCGCGTGGTCAACACCACACGGGAAGAGGGCACCGGCAAGCTCGTGTACGTCGCAGATCTCGCCAAGAAGAATCCCGACGGCACCTACCCAGTCAAGGTCATGGCCCGCAGCGAGTGGGACGAAAAAGGCGCGAGCCGCCGCAAGGCTCGGCTCGAGGCGCTGGCCCCTCCGCCGAGCGCGTCCGCTGCTCCTTCGGCGCTCGCGTCCAGCTCGGCCGGCCCCGGCCCCGCGACGCCACCCAAGGTGGCGGGGAAGAAAGTCTACGCCATCGTCTACGGCGCCGAGTGGTGCAAGCCGTGTCACGACGCAGCCGCGTATCTTCGGCAGCGCGGCGTGACAGTCGCCGAAAAGGACGTCGACGCGGACGAGTCGGCACAGGCGGAGATGAAGAAGAAGCTGGAGCGCGTGAAGATGCCCGGCGCCTCCATTCCGGTCATCGATGTAATGGGGCAGATCTTGGTGGGTTACAGCCCCCAGGCCCTGGAGCGGGCGGTCGAGTCCGCGCGCAACGCGAAGACACTGTGA
- a CDS encoding dioxygenase: MKAPRSTPRVQNKITRRKALGTFASGVVVIGCGGAGDAEPTASGGAGGAPGGSGGAAGGGGTTNLGGTSSGGASGGVAGGGAAGSGGLAGSGGLSCKQTPTAGCKVTDDNILGPYYKADAPFRADISDGKPGTLLWVSGTVYGCDCVTPLADAIVDVWQADDAGVYDGVGFVLRGRMKTDAQGRYELKTILPGLYLNGSTYRPRHIHYKVSHADGTALTTQLYFEGDPWIASDPFVKASLIRPLVEEPVPGGGKQYKVGFDVVLA, translated from the coding sequence ATGAAAGCCCCGCGCAGCACACCTCGGGTCCAGAACAAGATCACCCGCCGCAAGGCCCTCGGCACCTTCGCTTCCGGGGTGGTTGTCATCGGATGTGGCGGCGCGGGCGACGCTGAGCCCACGGCAAGCGGGGGTGCGGGCGGGGCACCCGGCGGCAGCGGTGGGGCCGCCGGCGGCGGCGGCACGACCAACCTCGGCGGGACGAGCTCCGGCGGAGCGAGCGGCGGGGTAGCCGGTGGTGGAGCGGCGGGCAGCGGCGGTCTCGCAGGCAGCGGGGGCCTCAGCTGCAAACAAACGCCAACAGCCGGCTGCAAGGTCACCGACGACAACATCCTGGGCCCTTATTACAAAGCCGACGCGCCGTTCCGCGCCGACATCTCCGACGGCAAACCCGGGACGCTGCTCTGGGTGAGTGGAACCGTGTACGGCTGCGACTGCGTCACACCGCTCGCCGACGCAATCGTCGATGTATGGCAGGCGGACGACGCCGGGGTGTACGACGGCGTCGGCTTCGTCTTGCGCGGCCGCATGAAGACGGACGCCCAGGGACGTTACGAGCTCAAGACCATCTTGCCCGGCCTGTACCTGAACGGCAGCACGTATCGCCCGCGCCACATCCACTACAAGGTGAGCCATGCGGACGGAACGGCGCTGACCACCCAGCTCTACTTCGAGGGGGATCCCTGGATCGCCAGCGACCCCTTCGTGAAGGCCTCGTTGATCCGACCGCTCGTGGAAGAACCGGTGCCTGGTGGCGGCAAGCAGTACAAAGTCGGCTTCGACGTAGTCTTGGCGTGA
- a CDS encoding glycoside hydrolase family 15 protein — protein MDLLSAARRLSRPFVVGADPSTELPLAARGIVGDGLSAALIAVDGAVDWLCWPHFDSPAVFGRLLDRERGGSMAIRPVARPFEALQAYDPDTNVLESILDVPGQGTLRLLDSMPWADDPRASIHELHRRIDCPNGELEIELIFDPRFDFGRDVPRIEATEHGLMAEGKNGERLALSVSSHLRWQALPSGGMRATLRVSPETRLWCILNWNADLVEHVDAHRPYEHLRVTRRKWREWAARLSYDGPWRHHVLRSALTLKLLMYGPTGAVVAAPTTSLPEWIGGTRNWDYRYTWVRDGAMTIRAANLIGYGVEARDFYHFMRDAVNTHDGLKLMYTIHGGEVPSEIELAHLSGAFGSSPVRVGNGARDQLQLDTTGAIVDAAQLFERFGGILGLKAWHKLAAIISDAEQSWQKPDDGIWEPRSGAQHNVHSKLMNWLAMDRGSQLATSFGRSDLSARWQKAAREIHADICRNAMDPSGKHFVSAYGQTRPDAALLLLSLHGFLPDDDPRLAETVRWVRRELSTGPFLHRYRGHADGVGGEEGAFVLCGFWLAEALALQGRLEEASEVFIAHAEASNHLGLLAEEIDPSNGGLLGNFPQAFSHLGLINAALRIDLALRLRDEGSARAPHLVGSRKRKA, from the coding sequence GTGGATCTCCTCAGCGCTGCTCGGCGGCTGAGCCGTCCGTTCGTGGTCGGCGCCGATCCCTCGACCGAGCTGCCGCTCGCGGCACGTGGCATCGTCGGCGATGGGCTGTCCGCCGCGCTCATCGCCGTCGACGGGGCCGTCGACTGGTTGTGCTGGCCGCACTTCGATAGCCCCGCCGTGTTCGGACGACTGCTCGACCGCGAGCGCGGCGGGTCCATGGCGATTCGACCCGTGGCCCGGCCCTTCGAGGCACTGCAAGCCTACGATCCGGACACGAACGTGCTCGAGTCGATCTTGGACGTGCCCGGTCAGGGCACCCTCCGTCTGCTCGATTCCATGCCCTGGGCAGACGACCCGAGGGCCTCGATTCATGAGCTCCATCGTCGCATCGACTGCCCGAACGGCGAGCTCGAGATAGAGCTCATCTTCGATCCGCGCTTCGACTTTGGTCGCGACGTGCCCCGCATCGAAGCGACGGAGCACGGCCTGATGGCCGAGGGCAAGAACGGCGAACGACTCGCGCTGAGTGTGTCTTCGCACCTGCGCTGGCAGGCGCTCCCGAGTGGCGGCATGCGCGCGACCTTGCGGGTCTCACCCGAGACCCGACTCTGGTGCATCCTCAACTGGAACGCGGACCTGGTCGAGCACGTCGACGCCCACCGACCCTACGAACATCTGCGCGTCACGCGACGGAAATGGCGCGAGTGGGCCGCGCGCCTGTCCTACGACGGTCCGTGGCGACACCACGTGCTGCGCTCCGCGTTGACGCTGAAGCTGTTGATGTACGGGCCCACGGGGGCGGTGGTGGCGGCGCCGACCACTTCCCTTCCCGAATGGATCGGGGGGACTCGCAACTGGGACTATCGCTACACGTGGGTGCGGGACGGCGCGATGACGATCCGCGCCGCGAACCTGATCGGGTACGGCGTCGAGGCGCGTGACTTTTACCATTTCATGCGCGATGCGGTGAACACGCACGACGGCTTGAAGCTGATGTACACGATCCACGGTGGCGAGGTCCCGTCGGAGATCGAGCTCGCGCACTTGTCGGGCGCCTTCGGCTCGTCACCGGTGCGCGTTGGAAACGGCGCGCGAGACCAGCTGCAGCTCGACACCACCGGCGCCATCGTGGATGCCGCGCAGTTGTTCGAGCGTTTCGGCGGGATCCTGGGGCTGAAGGCTTGGCACAAACTCGCAGCGATCATCAGCGACGCCGAACAGAGCTGGCAAAAGCCGGACGACGGGATCTGGGAGCCGCGCAGCGGGGCTCAGCACAACGTGCATTCCAAGCTGATGAACTGGCTGGCCATGGACCGGGGCTCGCAGTTGGCCACCTCGTTCGGGCGGAGCGACCTGTCGGCGCGCTGGCAAAAGGCGGCGAGGGAGATCCACGCGGACATCTGCAGGAACGCGATGGACCCGAGCGGCAAGCACTTCGTCAGCGCGTACGGGCAGACACGTCCGGATGCTGCACTGCTGCTCCTGTCGCTTCACGGTTTCCTGCCCGACGACGATCCGCGCCTCGCCGAGACCGTGCGCTGGGTCAGGCGTGAGCTCTCGACCGGGCCTTTCTTGCACCGCTACCGCGGGCACGCTGACGGCGTGGGAGGTGAAGAAGGCGCCTTCGTCCTGTGTGGATTTTGGTTGGCCGAGGCCTTGGCGCTGCAGGGCCGATTGGAAGAGGCGAGCGAGGTGTTCATCGCCCACGCCGAGGCGTCGAATCACCTGGGGTTGCTCGCCGAGGAGATCGACCCGTCGAACGGAGGCCTGCTCGGCAACTTCCCTCAAGCGTTCAGCCACCTGGGGCTGATCAACGCGGCCCTTCGCATCGACCTCGCGCTCCGGCTGCGCGACGAAGGCTCGGCTCGTGCTCCCCACTTGGTGGGCTCACGCAAACGCAAGGCCTGA
- a CDS encoding MerR family transcriptional regulator has product MGQRGATNGARSGYSIRVASRLTGLSSDTLRMWERRYGFPNPERNAAGVRMYSQEHVERLMLVARSLKAGYRAGEVVSRTHDELSALLASTATTGQDSAPASSSIEALIGCLERDDVASLQIELRQRANLLGAQRFIKEVCAPLLERVGDAWASHKLEVRHEHLLSRMLSTQLRVMSSAYEGATSDPVVLLATLPGERHGLGLDMAALYLALSGATPRVLGIDTPADQIAQAARHANARVVGLSVSASAELESVRDGVEWMFGALSPGTWIWLGGKHSKNVALEHPRLERITRFEDLDLALDRVVRARD; this is encoded by the coding sequence ATGGGTCAGCGCGGTGCGACCAACGGGGCGCGGTCGGGATACTCGATCCGGGTCGCCTCGCGTTTGACCGGCCTATCGTCGGACACGCTGCGCATGTGGGAGCGGCGCTACGGCTTCCCGAACCCGGAGCGCAATGCCGCGGGCGTGCGCATGTATTCTCAGGAGCATGTCGAGCGCCTGATGCTCGTCGCACGCAGCCTGAAGGCGGGCTACCGCGCCGGCGAGGTCGTCTCGCGCACCCACGACGAGCTGTCGGCGTTGCTCGCGTCGACGGCTACCACGGGACAAGACAGCGCACCGGCCTCGTCCTCGATCGAAGCGCTGATAGGGTGCCTCGAGCGGGACGACGTTGCGTCGTTGCAAATCGAACTGCGCCAGCGCGCCAACCTGCTCGGCGCCCAGCGCTTCATCAAGGAAGTCTGTGCTCCACTGCTCGAGCGGGTCGGAGACGCCTGGGCTTCGCACAAGCTCGAGGTCCGACACGAGCACTTGCTCAGCCGCATGTTGTCGACGCAGCTGCGCGTGATGAGCTCGGCGTACGAAGGGGCGACGAGCGATCCCGTCGTGCTCCTGGCCACGTTGCCCGGTGAGCGGCACGGACTGGGCCTCGACATGGCCGCGCTCTATTTGGCGTTGTCCGGCGCGACCCCCCGCGTGCTTGGCATCGACACTCCGGCGGACCAGATCGCTCAAGCGGCCCGCCACGCGAACGCGCGCGTCGTCGGCCTGAGCGTCTCTGCGAGCGCAGAGCTGGAGTCAGTGCGCGATGGCGTCGAGTGGATGTTTGGCGCCCTCTCGCCGGGAACCTGGATTTGGTTGGGCGGCAAACACTCGAAGAACGTCGCGCTGGAACATCCGCGACTCGAGCGGATCACACGCTTCGAAGACCTCGACCTGGCACTCGACAGAGTGGTCCGCGCGAGGGACTGA